A window of the Balaenoptera acutorostrata chromosome 13, mBalAcu1.1, whole genome shotgun sequence genome harbors these coding sequences:
- the TIMM21 gene encoding mitochondrial import inner membrane translocase subunit Tim21 isoform X2: MICTFLRAVRCTEKLHRSSGKRLFLAHFVLNKACLKTEPNWRWGPQEQKRTVRPRCILGVTQKTIWTQGQSPQRAKEDGGKQVSAHRSQSGETAISTSQKGGLFYTIFRELFSSSSPNKIYGKALEKCRLHPEVLSVFGEPVKGYGEMTRRGRRQHVSFIEYVKDGLKHMRVKFYIQGSEPGKQGTVHLEVKENPESGEYEFQYIFVELEPYSRRTIVIEDNRS; encoded by the exons ATGATTTGTACTTTCCTACGAGCTGTACGGTGTACGGAGAAGCTGCACAGGTCCTCGGGGAAGCGGTTGTTTCTGGCACACTTTGTACTTAACAAAGCTTGCTTGAAGACTGAGCCCAATTGGAGATGGGGGCCGCAAGAGCAGAAGAGAACGGTGCGACCTAGGTGTATTTTGGGAGTCACCCAGAAAACCATCTGGACGCAAGGACAGAGCCCGCAGAGAGCGAAGGAGGACGGCGGCAAACAAGTATCTGCGCACAGAAGTCAGAGCGGGGAAACCGCCATCTCAACGTCACAGAAAG gTGGCTTGTTTTACACGATCTTCAGAGAACTTTTTTCTTCATCCAGTCCTAATAAGATATATGGGAAAGCCCTAGAAAAATGCAGATTACATCCCGAG GTCCTAAGTGTCTTCGGCGAGCCCGTTAAAGGCTACGGGGAGATGACGAGACGTGGCAGAAGGCAGCACGTCAG TTTTATTGAATACGTAAAAGATGGGCTGAAACACATGCGTGTGAAATTCTACATCCAGGGCTCCGAGCCCGGGAAGCAAGGAACCGTGCATCTTGAAGTGAAAGAG aacccGGAAAGTGGCGAATAtgaatttcaatatatatttgtagaACTTGAACCGTATTCTAGAAGAACTATTGTCATTGAAGATAATCGATCTTAA
- the TIMM21 gene encoding mitochondrial import inner membrane translocase subunit Tim21 isoform X1: MICTFLRAVRCTEKLHRSSGKRLFLAHFVLNKACLKTEPNWRWGPQEQKRTVRPRCILGVTQKTIWTQGQSPQRAKEDGGKQVSAHRSQSGETAISTSQKVKEAGRDFTYLIVVLIGITITGGLFYTIFRELFSSSSPNKIYGKALEKCRLHPEVLSVFGEPVKGYGEMTRRGRRQHVSFIEYVKDGLKHMRVKFYIQGSEPGKQGTVHLEVKENPESGEYEFQYIFVELEPYSRRTIVIEDNRS; the protein is encoded by the exons ATGATTTGTACTTTCCTACGAGCTGTACGGTGTACGGAGAAGCTGCACAGGTCCTCGGGGAAGCGGTTGTTTCTGGCACACTTTGTACTTAACAAAGCTTGCTTGAAGACTGAGCCCAATTGGAGATGGGGGCCGCAAGAGCAGAAGAGAACGGTGCGACCTAGGTGTATTTTGGGAGTCACCCAGAAAACCATCTGGACGCAAGGACAGAGCCCGCAGAGAGCGAAGGAGGACGGCGGCAAACAAGTATCTGCGCACAGAAGTCAGAGCGGGGAAACCGCCATCTCAACGTCACAGAAAG TGAAAGAAGCTGGAAGAGATTTTACCTATTTAATAGTGGTGCTTATTGGAATCACCATTACAG gTGGCTTGTTTTACACGATCTTCAGAGAACTTTTTTCTTCATCCAGTCCTAATAAGATATATGGGAAAGCCCTAGAAAAATGCAGATTACATCCCGAG GTCCTAAGTGTCTTCGGCGAGCCCGTTAAAGGCTACGGGGAGATGACGAGACGTGGCAGAAGGCAGCACGTCAG TTTTATTGAATACGTAAAAGATGGGCTGAAACACATGCGTGTGAAATTCTACATCCAGGGCTCCGAGCCCGGGAAGCAAGGAACCGTGCATCTTGAAGTGAAAGAG aacccGGAAAGTGGCGAATAtgaatttcaatatatatttgtagaACTTGAACCGTATTCTAGAAGAACTATTGTCATTGAAGATAATCGATCTTAA